A part of Camelus ferus isolate YT-003-E chromosome 6, BCGSAC_Cfer_1.0, whole genome shotgun sequence genomic DNA contains:
- the ZNF410 gene encoding zinc finger protein 410 isoform X1 codes for MLSDELESKPELLVQFVQNTSIPLGQGLVESEAKDITCLSLLPVTEASECSRLMLPDDSPNHTNSSKEVPSSAVLRSLQVNVGPDGEETRAQTVQKSPEFLSTPESPSLLQDLQPSDSTSFILLNLTRAGLGSSAEHLVFVQDEAEDSGNDFLSSESTDSSIPWFLRVQELAHDSLIAATRAQLAKNAKTSSNGENVHLGSGDGQPKDSGPLPQVEKKLKCTVEGCDRTFVWPAHFKYHLKTHRNDRSFICPAEGCGKSFYVLQRLKVHMRTHNGEKPFMCPESSCGKQFTTAGNLKNHLRIHTGEKPFLCEAQGCGRSFAEYSSLRKHLVVHSGEKPHQCQVCGKTFSQSGSRNVHMRKHHLQMGAAGSQEQEQTAEPLMGSSLLEEASVTSKNLVSMNSQPSLGGEPLNLPNTNSILGVDDEVLAEGSPRPLSSVPDVTHHLVTMQSGRQSYEVSVLTAVNPQELLNQGDLSERRT; via the exons ATGTTATCAGATGAGTTAGAATCCAAACCAGAG CTCCTGGTACAGTTTGTTCAGAATACATCCATCCCATTGGGACAGGGGCTAGTAGAATCAGAAGCTAAAGACATTACTTGCTTGTCCCTTCTTCCTGTGACTGAGGCTTCAGAATGCAGTCGGCTAATGTTACCAG ATGATTCTCCGAATCATACTAACTCCTCCAAGGAGGTCCCTTCCTCGGCTGTGTTGAGAAGCCTTCAGGTGAATGTGGGCCCAGACGGAGAGGAGACAAGGGCACAGACTGTACAGAAGTCCCCGGAGTTTCTGTCCACTCCAGAGTCTCCTAGCTTGTTGCAAGATCTACAGCCAAGTGATAGcacttcttttattcttcttaacCTAACAAGAGCAG GTCTGGGCTCTTCAGCCGAACACTTAGTATTTGTACAAGATGAGGCAGAGGATTCAGGGAATGATTTCCTCTCCAGTGAGAGCACGGACAGTAGCATTCCATGGTTCCTCCGGGTTCAGGAGTTGGCCCATGACAGTTTGATTGCTGCTACTCGTGCACAGCTGGCAAAGAACGCAAAAACCAGCAGCAATG GAGAAAATGTCCACCTTGGTTCTGGTGATGGGCAGCCCAAAGATTCTGGGCCCCTTCCTCAAGTGGAGAAGAAGCTCAAGTGCACAGTTGAAGGTTGTGACCGGACATTTGTGTGGCCAGCTCACTTCAAGTATCACCTCAAAACTCATCG aaatgaCCGCTCCTTCATCTGCCCTGCAGAAGGTTGTGGGAAGAGCTTCTATGTACTGCAGAGGCTGAAGGTGCACATGAGGACCCACAATGGAGAGAAGCCCTTTATGTGCCCCGAGTCCAGCTGTGGTAAGCAGTTCACTACAGCTGGAAACCTGAAGAACCACCTGCGCATCCACACAG gaGAGAAGCCTTTCCTCTGTGAAGCCCAAGGATGTGGCCGTTCCTTTGCTGAGTATTCTAGCCTTCGAAAACATTTGGTGGTTCACTCAG GAGAGAAGCCTCATCAGTGTCAAGTCTGTGGGAAGACCTTCTCTCAGAGTGGGAGCAGGAATGTGCACATGAGAAAGCATCACTTGCAGATGGGAGCAGCTGGGAGTCAAGAGCAGGAACAAACTG CTGAGCCACTAATGGGCAGTAGTTTGCTTGAAGAGGCTTCAGTAACCAGTAAAAACCTGGTGTCTATGAATTCCCAGCCCAGCCTTGGTGGAGAGCCCTTGAACCTACCAAATACCAATTCTATCTTAGGAGTTGATGATG AGGTGCTTGCTGAAGGATCCCCACGTCCCCTGTCTTCAGTGCCTGATGTGACACATCACTTGGTGACCATGCAGTCAGGGAGGCAGTCATACGAGGTTTCTGTCCTAACTGCCGTAAATCCACAGGAG
- the ZNF410 gene encoding zinc finger protein 410 isoform X2 → MLSDELESKPELLVQFVQNTSIPLGQGLVESEAKDITCLSLLPVTEASECSRLMLPGLGSSAEHLVFVQDEAEDSGNDFLSSESTDSSIPWFLRVQELAHDSLIAATRAQLAKNAKTSSNGENVHLGSGDGQPKDSGPLPQVEKKLKCTVEGCDRTFVWPAHFKYHLKTHRNDRSFICPAEGCGKSFYVLQRLKVHMRTHNGEKPFMCPESSCGKQFTTAGNLKNHLRIHTGEKPFLCEAQGCGRSFAEYSSLRKHLVVHSGEKPHQCQVCGKTFSQSGSRNVHMRKHHLQMGAAGSQEQEQTAEPLMGSSLLEEASVTSKNLVSMNSQPSLGGEPLNLPNTNSILGVDDEVLAEGSPRPLSSVPDVTHHLVTMQSGRQSYEVSVLTAVNPQELLNQGDLSERRT, encoded by the exons ATGTTATCAGATGAGTTAGAATCCAAACCAGAG CTCCTGGTACAGTTTGTTCAGAATACATCCATCCCATTGGGACAGGGGCTAGTAGAATCAGAAGCTAAAGACATTACTTGCTTGTCCCTTCTTCCTGTGACTGAGGCTTCAGAATGCAGTCGGCTAATGTTACCAG GTCTGGGCTCTTCAGCCGAACACTTAGTATTTGTACAAGATGAGGCAGAGGATTCAGGGAATGATTTCCTCTCCAGTGAGAGCACGGACAGTAGCATTCCATGGTTCCTCCGGGTTCAGGAGTTGGCCCATGACAGTTTGATTGCTGCTACTCGTGCACAGCTGGCAAAGAACGCAAAAACCAGCAGCAATG GAGAAAATGTCCACCTTGGTTCTGGTGATGGGCAGCCCAAAGATTCTGGGCCCCTTCCTCAAGTGGAGAAGAAGCTCAAGTGCACAGTTGAAGGTTGTGACCGGACATTTGTGTGGCCAGCTCACTTCAAGTATCACCTCAAAACTCATCG aaatgaCCGCTCCTTCATCTGCCCTGCAGAAGGTTGTGGGAAGAGCTTCTATGTACTGCAGAGGCTGAAGGTGCACATGAGGACCCACAATGGAGAGAAGCCCTTTATGTGCCCCGAGTCCAGCTGTGGTAAGCAGTTCACTACAGCTGGAAACCTGAAGAACCACCTGCGCATCCACACAG gaGAGAAGCCTTTCCTCTGTGAAGCCCAAGGATGTGGCCGTTCCTTTGCTGAGTATTCTAGCCTTCGAAAACATTTGGTGGTTCACTCAG GAGAGAAGCCTCATCAGTGTCAAGTCTGTGGGAAGACCTTCTCTCAGAGTGGGAGCAGGAATGTGCACATGAGAAAGCATCACTTGCAGATGGGAGCAGCTGGGAGTCAAGAGCAGGAACAAACTG CTGAGCCACTAATGGGCAGTAGTTTGCTTGAAGAGGCTTCAGTAACCAGTAAAAACCTGGTGTCTATGAATTCCCAGCCCAGCCTTGGTGGAGAGCCCTTGAACCTACCAAATACCAATTCTATCTTAGGAGTTGATGATG AGGTGCTTGCTGAAGGATCCCCACGTCCCCTGTCTTCAGTGCCTGATGTGACACATCACTTGGTGACCATGCAGTCAGGGAGGCAGTCATACGAGGTTTCTGTCCTAACTGCCGTAAATCCACAGGAG